A single region of the Pseudomonas solani genome encodes:
- a CDS encoding MFS transporter: protein MTDSSLSDGARRWLLLAACLTAVLIPLCFTGPAVVLPAISQALGGSAVELSWITNGYILAYGSAMMAAGSLADIHGRKRVWLVGLALFAAVTLVIPFAPTVLWFDLLRVLQGLGGSAAFAGAMAALAQEFHGPIRTRVFSLLGTTFGLGLAFGPLLAGLLSDGLGWRMVFLLPALFGIAGALLVAVCARESRDPNAQGLDWPGAISFTAMLTLFTCGTLLAPEHGWSHPLVQGSLWGSLALLVAFVVIERRSPRPMLELGLFRRAQFAGVQLLGASPAFAFVVLIVLLPGRFIGVDGLSAVQTGQLMIALSAPLLVVPMLAAWLSRWFTAGVLSALGLALNALGLLWMSEALVAGPQALVLPMLLVGVGIGLPWGLMDGLAVSVVEKERAGMATGIFNTVRVSGDGVAIALVGALLAALMLVAMPASAVAPSQLVAAASHAALGDLAQAATILGVDRAALLPGYDAAFRTLLQVLAAVTGLTAVLVFALLGRVRTHEPEAAGEVPCEA from the coding sequence ATGACCGATTCATCCCTTTCCGACGGTGCTCGCCGCTGGCTGCTGCTGGCTGCCTGCCTGACGGCGGTGCTGATCCCGCTGTGCTTCACCGGCCCGGCGGTGGTGCTGCCGGCCATCAGCCAGGCCCTGGGCGGTTCGGCGGTGGAGCTGAGCTGGATCACCAATGGCTACATCCTCGCCTACGGCAGCGCGATGATGGCGGCCGGCAGCCTGGCCGACATCCACGGGCGCAAGCGCGTGTGGCTGGTGGGCCTGGCGCTGTTCGCGGCGGTGACCCTGGTGATTCCCTTCGCGCCCACGGTGCTGTGGTTCGACCTGTTGCGCGTGCTCCAGGGCCTGGGTGGTTCCGCCGCCTTCGCCGGGGCCATGGCGGCGCTGGCCCAGGAGTTCCATGGCCCGATCCGCACCCGGGTGTTCAGCCTGTTGGGCACCACCTTCGGCCTGGGGCTGGCGTTCGGCCCGTTGCTGGCCGGCCTGCTGAGCGACGGCCTGGGCTGGCGCATGGTGTTCTTGCTGCCGGCGCTGTTCGGCATTGCCGGCGCGCTGCTGGTGGCTGTTTGCGCCCGCGAGAGCCGCGACCCCAATGCCCAGGGGCTGGATTGGCCGGGGGCGATCAGCTTCACCGCGATGCTCACCCTGTTCACCTGCGGCACGCTGCTGGCGCCGGAGCACGGCTGGTCGCACCCGCTGGTGCAGGGTTCGCTGTGGGGCAGCCTGGCGTTGCTGGTGGCCTTCGTGGTGATCGAGCGGCGCAGCCCACGGCCGATGCTGGAGCTGGGCCTGTTCCGTCGTGCGCAGTTCGCCGGTGTTCAGTTGCTGGGGGCGTCGCCCGCCTTCGCCTTCGTGGTGCTGATCGTGCTGCTGCCGGGGCGTTTCATCGGTGTGGATGGCCTCAGCGCCGTGCAGACCGGGCAACTGATGATCGCCTTGTCGGCGCCGTTGCTGGTGGTGCCGATGCTGGCGGCCTGGCTGTCGCGCTGGTTCACCGCCGGTGTGCTGTCGGCCCTGGGCCTGGCGTTGAACGCGCTGGGGCTGTTGTGGATGAGCGAGGCGCTGGTGGCCGGGCCGCAGGCACTGGTGCTGCCGATGCTGCTGGTGGGCGTGGGCATCGGCTTGCCCTGGGGGTTGATGGACGGGCTGGCGGTGAGCGTGGTGGAGAAGGAGCGGGCGGGCATGGCCACCGGCATCTTCAACACCGTGCGGGTGTCCGGCGACGGCGTGGCCATCGCCCTGGTCGGCGCGTTGCTGGCCGCACTGATGCTGGTGGCCATGCCGGCTTCAGCGGTGGCGCCGTCGCAATTGGTCGCTGCCGCCAGCCATGCGGCCCTGGGCGACCTGGCCCAGGCCGCGACGATACTGGGGGTGGACCGGGCGGCGCTGCTGCCGGGCTATGACGCGGCGTTCCGCACCCTGCTGCAGGTGCTGGCGGCGGTGACCGGACTGACGGCGGTGCTGGTGTTCGCGCTGCTGGGCAGGGTGCGCACCCATGAGCCGGAGGCAGCGGGAGAGGTGCCTTGTGAGGCGTAG
- a CDS encoding LysR family transcriptional regulator, which yields MESLNRLALFVQVTESQSFVAAGRVLGISASAVGKGIARLEQHLGVRLFHRNTRSINLTVEGTLFLERCRRILGELEAAEHELSQNTQEPSGRLRVSLPLVLGLFPVVLPAFMRRYPGIELDLDFSDRLVDVIEEGFDVVVRSGIPEDSRLRARQLGAFHLQLVGSPDYLAARGTPRVPADLEQHACLHYKFPSTGKLQKWPLRLDAEESEPQLPTTLVCNHADTLIRVASEGMGITCLPDFAVRDALASGQLQAVLEDRNQHSAHFRALWPCYKQMPAKLRVFVDFLAEHLFLDQSQV from the coding sequence ATGGAAAGCCTCAACCGCCTCGCCCTCTTCGTCCAGGTCACCGAAAGCCAGAGCTTCGTCGCCGCCGGCCGCGTCCTGGGCATCTCCGCCTCGGCGGTGGGCAAGGGCATCGCCCGCCTGGAGCAGCACCTCGGCGTGCGCCTGTTCCACCGCAACACCCGCAGCATCAACCTCACGGTGGAAGGCACGCTGTTCCTCGAACGCTGCCGGCGCATCCTCGGCGAGCTGGAGGCGGCCGAGCACGAGCTGTCGCAAAACACCCAGGAGCCCAGCGGCCGCCTGCGGGTCAGCCTGCCCCTGGTGCTGGGCCTCTTCCCCGTGGTGCTGCCGGCCTTCATGCGCCGCTACCCCGGCATCGAGCTGGACCTGGATTTCAGCGACCGCCTGGTGGACGTGATCGAGGAAGGCTTCGACGTGGTGGTGCGCAGCGGCATCCCCGAGGACTCGCGCCTGCGCGCCCGCCAGCTCGGCGCCTTCCACCTGCAGCTGGTGGGCTCGCCCGACTACCTGGCCGCCCGGGGTACGCCACGGGTGCCGGCCGACCTGGAGCAGCACGCCTGCCTGCACTACAAGTTCCCCAGCACCGGCAAGCTGCAGAAATGGCCCCTGCGTCTGGACGCGGAGGAAAGCGAACCGCAGCTGCCCACCACCCTGGTGTGCAACCACGCCGACACCCTGATCCGCGTCGCCAGCGAAGGCATGGGCATCACCTGCCTGCCCGACTTCGCCGTGCGCGACGCCCTCGCCAGCGGCCAGCTGCAGGCCGTGCTCGAGGACCGCAACCAGCATTCCGCCCACTTCCGCGCCCTCTGGCCGTGCTACAAGCAGATGCCCGCCAAGCTGCGGGTGTTCGTCGACTTCCTCGCCGAGCACCTGTTCCTCGACCAGAGCCAGGTGTGA
- a CDS encoding AAA family ATPase, whose amino-acid sequence MKILSLRLKNLNSLKGEWKIDFTGEPFAGNGLFAITGPTGAGKTTLLDAICLALYHRTPRMSSVSATVNELMTRHTADCLAEVEFEVKGVGYRAFWSQRRARDKVDGGLQAPKVELARITDGEILTDKINDKLKQTESLTGLDFERFTKSMLLAQGGFAAFLEASANQRAELLEELTGTEVYGLISERVYQRTREAEASLGQLRARAEGVELLNAEQRQQLQNELAELNGRESSLHGQQESLQRQRQWREALAGAEARQLAAVQQGQDARQALEQAGPQLQRLAESEPAERLRPPHRDWQRAGQAATEAAEALAQVREQKAQAAREVADGLWQARGYSQQRLAALAARRDGLAEQRGQIEALLAANPQHGLLGERLGAWREQLGARRHLAQAIAQSLARQQQERQDAEQLAQRIAGFQAALVESDQHLEQARAAEALRQAALATLLAGDSETALRERWQRLSDQGHQLARLQQLAENRTRLEQQLAAAQDGIEADSQAQAQKIATRDALRLQFTDLKQQIQDKEKLLEQEQRILKLEAHRAALQPGEACPLCGSHEHPAIAAYGALDVSETQAALQAKRAEQEQVRERGAALNTELAALDAHLRQRQQDEQRLQDELQQLQAQWQQHCTALGQPLVDGPAVAAAQAQQQADLAALQRSLGELDGLKQAVDAARGQREQAQKHQQDAMQQHALAVQEQGALRRREAENTEQLGQLQAQQVRQESELGAALGELGYALPEDNERWLDARDAEWRTWRDAQALQQRLERDEQLLLAELQTAEGAATRWQQRWGELAQPDVEALAPVDNPAAALEQAEQRLALAQERSQALIGREQTLAERQDTARATLDGQRAAWEQALAQSPFADEAQYLAALLDEDARNQLLALKARLEKACTEAQALEASARQSLAELQATPQTELALVELDEQLQALQLQRRELAQRQGELRGQLSGDEQRRQNQQALFAEIAAQEGACDLWQRLNGLIGSADGAKYRRFAQGLTLDHLIHLANQQLERLHGRYQLRRRALGELELEVVDTWQADVARDCRTLSGGESFLVSLALALALSDLVSHKTSIDSLFLDEGFGTLDGETLEVALDALDALNASGKMIGVISHVEALKERIPVQLKVHKGVGMGYSRLEPRFAVP is encoded by the coding sequence ATGAAAATCCTCAGCCTGCGCCTGAAGAACCTCAACTCCCTCAAGGGCGAGTGGAAGATCGACTTCACCGGCGAGCCCTTCGCCGGCAACGGCCTGTTCGCCATCACCGGCCCAACCGGTGCCGGCAAGACCACGCTGCTGGACGCCATCTGCCTGGCCCTCTACCACCGCACCCCGCGCATGAGCAGCGTCTCGGCCACGGTCAACGAGCTGATGACCCGCCACACCGCCGACTGCCTGGCCGAGGTGGAATTCGAGGTGAAGGGCGTGGGCTACCGTGCCTTCTGGAGCCAGCGCCGCGCCCGCGACAAGGTCGATGGCGGCCTGCAGGCGCCCAAGGTGGAGCTGGCGCGCATCACCGACGGCGAGATTCTCACCGACAAGATCAACGACAAGCTCAAGCAGACCGAAAGCCTCACCGGGCTGGATTTCGAGCGCTTCACCAAATCCATGCTGCTGGCCCAGGGCGGGTTCGCCGCCTTCCTCGAAGCCAGCGCCAATCAGCGTGCCGAGCTGCTGGAGGAGCTGACCGGCACCGAGGTGTACGGGCTGATCTCCGAGCGCGTCTACCAGCGCACCCGGGAGGCCGAGGCCAGCCTGGGCCAGCTGCGTGCACGGGCTGAGGGCGTGGAGCTGCTCAACGCGGAGCAGCGCCAGCAACTGCAAAACGAACTCGCCGAACTCAATGGCCGTGAAAGCAGCCTGCACGGCCAGCAGGAGAGCCTGCAGCGCCAGCGCCAGTGGCGTGAGGCCCTGGCTGGCGCCGAGGCGCGCCAGCTCGCCGCGGTGCAGCAGGGGCAGGACGCCCGGCAGGCGCTGGAGCAGGCCGGGCCGCAACTGCAGCGCCTGGCCGAGAGCGAGCCGGCCGAGCGCCTGCGCCCGCCGCACCGTGACTGGCAGCGCGCCGGGCAGGCCGCTACCGAAGCGGCCGAGGCCCTGGCCCAGGTGCGTGAACAGAAGGCCCAGGCCGCCCGCGAGGTGGCCGATGGCCTGTGGCAGGCGCGGGGCTACAGCCAGCAGCGGCTGGCGGCACTCGCCGCCCGCCGCGATGGGCTGGCCGAGCAACGGGGCCAGATTGAGGCGCTGCTGGCGGCCAACCCGCAACACGGCCTGCTGGGCGAGCGCCTGGGCGCCTGGCGGGAACAGCTCGGTGCGCGCCGACACCTGGCGCAGGCCATCGCCCAGTCGCTAGCCCGCCAGCAGCAGGAACGGCAGGACGCCGAGCAGCTGGCGCAGCGCATCGCCGGCTTCCAGGCGGCATTGGTGGAAAGCGATCAGCACCTGGAGCAGGCCCGTGCCGCCGAAGCCCTGCGCCAGGCTGCCTTGGCCACACTGCTGGCCGGTGATTCCGAAACCGCCCTGCGCGAGCGCTGGCAGCGCCTCAGCGACCAGGGCCACCAACTCGCCCGCCTGCAGCAACTGGCGGAAAACCGCACACGCCTGGAACAGCAGCTGGCCGCTGCGCAGGACGGAATCGAGGCCGACAGCCAGGCACAGGCGCAGAAGATCGCGACGCGAGACGCCCTGCGCCTGCAGTTCACCGACCTCAAGCAACAGATCCAGGACAAGGAAAAGCTGCTGGAGCAGGAGCAGCGCATCCTCAAGCTGGAGGCCCATCGCGCCGCTTTGCAGCCCGGCGAGGCCTGCCCGCTGTGCGGTTCCCACGAACACCCGGCCATCGCGGCCTATGGCGCGCTGGATGTCTCGGAGACCCAGGCCGCGTTGCAGGCCAAGCGCGCCGAGCAGGAGCAGGTGCGCGAACGGGGGGCGGCCCTGAACACCGAGCTGGCCGCGCTGGACGCGCACCTGCGCCAGCGCCAGCAGGACGAGCAGCGCCTGCAGGATGAATTGCAACAGTTGCAGGCGCAGTGGCAGCAGCACTGCACCGCCCTGGGCCAGCCACTGGTCGATGGCCCGGCGGTGGCGGCGGCCCAGGCGCAGCAGCAGGCGGACCTCGCCGCCCTGCAACGCAGCCTGGGTGAGCTGGACGGCCTCAAGCAGGCCGTGGACGCCGCCCGTGGGCAGCGCGAGCAAGCCCAGAAGCACCAGCAGGATGCCATGCAGCAGCATGCGCTGGCGGTGCAGGAACAAGGCGCCTTGCGCCGCCGCGAAGCGGAGAACACCGAGCAACTGGGCCAGCTCCAGGCGCAGCAGGTTCGCCAGGAGTCGGAGCTGGGCGCGGCCTTGGGCGAGCTCGGTTACGCCCTGCCGGAAGACAACGAGCGTTGGCTGGACGCGCGCGACGCCGAGTGGCGCACCTGGCGTGATGCCCAGGCCCTGCAGCAGCGCCTGGAGCGTGACGAGCAGCTGCTGCTGGCCGAGCTGCAAACCGCCGAAGGTGCCGCCACGCGCTGGCAGCAGCGTTGGGGCGAGCTGGCGCAGCCCGATGTTGAAGCCCTAGCCCCTGTGGATAACCCCGCCGCCGCCCTGGAGCAGGCCGAGCAGCGCCTGGCGCTGGCCCAGGAACGCAGCCAGGCGCTGATCGGGCGCGAGCAGACCCTGGCCGAACGGCAGGACACCGCCCGCGCCACGCTCGACGGGCAACGGGCCGCCTGGGAACAGGCGCTGGCGCAGAGCCCCTTCGCCGACGAGGCGCAGTACCTCGCCGCGCTGCTGGACGAGGACGCACGCAACCAGTTGCTGGCCCTCAAGGCCCGCCTGGAAAAGGCCTGTACCGAAGCCCAGGCCCTGGAAGCCTCAGCCCGGCAGAGCCTGGCGGAATTGCAGGCGACGCCACAGACCGAGCTGGCCCTGGTGGAGCTGGACGAGCAGCTGCAGGCGCTGCAACTGCAACGACGCGAACTGGCCCAGCGCCAGGGCGAGCTGCGCGGGCAACTGAGCGGCGACGAGCAGCGCCGGCAGAACCAGCAGGCGCTGTTCGCCGAAATCGCCGCCCAGGAAGGCGCCTGCGACCTCTGGCAGCGCCTCAACGGCTTGATCGGCTCGGCCGACGGCGCCAAGTACCGCCGCTTCGCCCAGGGGCTGACCCTGGATCACCTGATCCACCTGGCCAACCAGCAGCTGGAGCGCCTGCACGGCCGCTACCAGCTGCGCCGTCGCGCCCTGGGCGAGCTGGAGCTGGAAGTGGTGGACACCTGGCAGGCCGATGTCGCCCGGGACTGCCGCACCCTGTCCGGCGGCGAGAGCTTCCTGGTCAGCCTGGCGCTGGCCCTGGCGCTTTCCGACTTGGTCAGCCACAAGACCAGCATCGATTCGCTGTTCCTCGACGAGGGCTTCGGCACCCTCGACGGCGAAACCCTGGAAGTGGCCCTCGACGCCCTGGATGCGCTCAATGCCAGCGGCAAGATGATCGGCGTGATCAGCCACGTCGAAGCGCTCAAGGAGCGCATCCCGGTGCAGCTCAAGGTGCACAAGGGCGTGGGCATGGGCTACAGCCGCCTGGAGCCGCGCTTCGCCGTCCCATAA
- the sbcD gene encoding exonuclease subunit SbcD, with protein MRILHSSDWHLGQHFMGKTRQAEHQAFCAWLLERVQEHRVDAVLVAGDVFDTGAPPSYAREQYNRFVIELRDAGAQLVVLGGNHDSPAMLGESQGLLAALGTRVVPGVAADPQEQVLVLRGPDGAPGAVLCAIPFVRARDVLQSQAGQSAADKQLSLQQAIQAHYAQLFELAERRRDELGGGLPIIATGHLTTVGASASESVREIYVGALEAFPTSAFPPAAYIALGHIHRPQKVGGLEHIRYSGSPIPLSFDEAGQAKEVLLVELDGEGVRSVTPLPVPCFQPLASVRGSLGELGGAIAEQARRGTPERPVWLEVQVGTDDYLSDLQGRVAALCEGLPVEVLRLRRERAGLAPGLVGEARETLDELSAEDVFARRLELEQLDEDQARRLRDLHRGVLEEVRSERS; from the coding sequence ATGCGCATCCTGCACAGCTCCGACTGGCATCTCGGCCAGCACTTCATGGGTAAGACCCGCCAGGCCGAACACCAGGCCTTCTGCGCCTGGCTGCTGGAGCGGGTGCAGGAACACCGGGTGGACGCGGTGCTGGTGGCGGGCGATGTGTTCGACACCGGTGCGCCGCCGAGCTACGCCCGCGAGCAGTACAACCGCTTCGTCATCGAGCTGCGCGACGCCGGTGCGCAACTGGTGGTGCTGGGTGGCAACCATGATTCGCCCGCCATGCTCGGCGAGAGCCAGGGCCTGCTGGCGGCCCTGGGCACCCGCGTGGTGCCGGGTGTCGCCGCCGACCCGCAAGAGCAGGTGCTGGTGCTGCGCGGCCCTGATGGCGCGCCGGGCGCGGTGCTCTGTGCCATCCCCTTCGTGCGCGCCCGTGACGTGCTGCAGAGCCAGGCCGGGCAGAGCGCGGCGGACAAGCAGCTGTCCCTGCAGCAGGCCATCCAGGCCCATTACGCGCAGCTGTTCGAACTGGCCGAGCGGCGCCGGGACGAACTGGGGGGCGGGCTGCCGATTATCGCCACCGGCCACCTGACCACGGTCGGCGCCAGTGCCAGCGAGTCGGTGCGGGAAATCTATGTCGGCGCGCTGGAGGCCTTCCCCACCAGCGCCTTCCCGCCTGCCGCCTACATCGCCCTCGGACATATCCACAGGCCGCAGAAGGTCGGCGGCCTGGAGCACATCCGCTACAGCGGCTCGCCCATCCCGTTGTCCTTCGACGAAGCCGGCCAGGCCAAGGAAGTGCTGCTGGTGGAGCTGGACGGGGAGGGCGTGCGCAGCGTCACGCCCTTGCCGGTGCCCTGTTTCCAGCCCCTGGCCAGCGTGCGTGGCTCCCTGGGCGAACTGGGCGGCGCCATTGCCGAGCAGGCCCGCCGGGGCACGCCCGAGCGCCCCGTATGGCTGGAAGTGCAGGTGGGCACCGACGATTACCTGAGCGACCTGCAGGGCCGCGTCGCCGCCCTGTGCGAAGGCTTGCCGGTGGAGGTGCTGCGCCTGCGCCGCGAACGCGCCGGCCTCGCGCCCGGCCTGGTGGGGGAGGCCCGGGAGACCCTGGACGAACTGAGTGCCGAGGACGTGTTCGCGCGCCGCCTGGAGCTGGAGCAACTGGACGAGGACCAGGCTCGGCGCCTGCGGGACCTGCACCGTGGCGTGCTGGAAGAGGTCCGCAGCGAGCGCAGCTGA
- a CDS encoding TAXI family TRAP transporter solute-binding subunit — protein MPRFLKDLKIMLLANLWTVPVVAALVGAVFYFVAPPPPMHATLATGGANGGYALFGEKLKEELARQGFTLELVPSTGSLDNLGKLQRGEVQMALVQSGQELTLEPRERNRLHGLGVMYQEPLWLFKRKDVDIDSMGDLLQLRVAIGTPNSGTRAIAAALLQANQIGPEQYPQNWQAFSGTRGADALIAGELDAAFFVGPAENAVVQRLATRSELDLVSLRRSAAYRARLPYLTKLDVGEGLLNLASNSPSRDILTLGPVATLVANDEFHPSLTPLILEAAREVMKNGSLLDPAGRYPAAQPMTLSTLDEAAYYYKNGLPILQRYLPFRIASLADRYIILLIPLLVVMFPLFKAVGPVYRWRIRARIYRWYKYLREIDRKLDAGTLRAELDGEIGKLEQLEDQLAKVDVPLSYSNELYELHVHLRYVIERLQALKARSREEEA, from the coding sequence ATGCCAAGGTTCCTGAAAGACCTGAAGATCATGCTGCTGGCCAACCTCTGGACCGTGCCAGTGGTCGCCGCGCTGGTGGGCGCGGTGTTCTATTTCGTCGCCCCGCCGCCGCCCATGCACGCCACCCTGGCCACCGGCGGCGCCAATGGCGGCTATGCCCTGTTCGGCGAAAAGCTCAAGGAGGAACTGGCGCGCCAGGGCTTCACCCTGGAGCTGGTGCCCAGCACCGGCTCCCTGGACAACCTCGGCAAGCTGCAACGCGGCGAGGTGCAGATGGCCCTGGTGCAGAGCGGCCAGGAGCTGACCCTGGAGCCGCGCGAACGCAACCGCCTGCATGGGCTCGGGGTGATGTACCAGGAGCCGCTGTGGCTGTTCAAACGCAAGGACGTGGACATCGACAGCATGGGCGACCTGCTGCAGTTGCGGGTGGCCATCGGCACGCCCAACAGCGGCACCCGTGCCATCGCTGCGGCCCTGCTGCAGGCCAACCAGATCGGCCCGGAACAGTACCCGCAGAACTGGCAGGCATTCAGCGGCACGCGGGGTGCCGATGCGCTGATCGCCGGCGAGCTGGATGCCGCTTTCTTCGTCGGCCCGGCGGAGAACGCCGTGGTGCAGCGCCTGGCCACGCGCAGCGAGCTGGACCTGGTCAGCCTGCGCCGCAGCGCCGCCTACCGTGCGCGCCTGCCCTACCTGACCAAGCTCGACGTGGGTGAAGGCCTGCTCAACCTCGCCAGCAACAGCCCCTCGCGGGACATCCTCACCCTGGGCCCGGTGGCGACCCTGGTGGCCAACGACGAATTCCACCCCTCACTGACGCCGCTGATCCTCGAAGCCGCCCGCGAGGTGATGAAGAATGGCAGCCTGCTCGACCCCGCCGGGCGCTACCCCGCCGCCCAACCGATGACCCTGTCGACGCTGGACGAGGCCGCCTACTACTACAAGAACGGCCTGCCGATCCTGCAGCGCTACCTGCCCTTCCGCATCGCCTCCCTGGCCGACCGCTACATCATCCTGCTGATCCCGCTGCTGGTGGTGATGTTCCCGCTGTTCAAGGCGGTGGGCCCGGTGTACCGCTGGCGCATCCGTGCGCGCATCTACCGCTGGTACAAGTACCTGCGCGAGATCGACCGCAAGCTGGACGCCGGCACCCTGCGCGCGGAGCTGGACGGCGAGATCGGCAAGCTGGAGCAACTGGAGGACCAGTTGGCCAAGGTGGACGTGCCGCTCTCCTACTCCAACGAGCTGTATGAGCTGCACGTGCACCTGCGCTACGTGATCGAGCGGCTCCAGGCGCTGAAGGCCAGGAGCCGCGAAGAGGAGGCCTGA